Proteins encoded by one window of Labilithrix sp.:
- a CDS encoding efflux RND transporter periplasmic adaptor subunit, with protein MQTRPRAGPGDEAGGDREQQQRLDETGEQRRAWVVRGLVRRASGARVTVHEVQSRSHPGVQGGRRLVQRARPAGVAMHEVRSETEAGATPEEELTMRFILVVALALGVVGTSVGCKKPTADATSSSAEQPPLCEHGVQKDICTKCNPKLVPVFQAKKDWCSEHAFPESVCPICHPERGGRPRLSTGGKGKEDKDDDDKGKKIQLSDEVIAKAGVRTARVAKEVLAPTVSVPGDIVADPDKSARVTALVAGRLDRVSFIEGARVNKGDLLAVIRVPDIGKARSAFTSTSAKAHAARANADRLRSLADKGLASSQELLVAEAEAEALESETKAASDQLSALGTTADAAGGALLQLRAPLGGVVVSRNAVVGQAVGADQTLASIVELSEVWFLARIYEKEVSRIAAGADAEIRVNALSEKRFAGKVEYVGQQMDPGARTFTTRIRLKNDAALLRVGFFGTATIAAADPSAKKGPTLVVPSSAITEVQGKPVAFVKESGGFERRDLTVGTESIGKVEVLSGVREGEEVVVDGTFTVKSALLKGTMGDDD; from the coding sequence TTGCAAACGCGACCCCGCGCCGGCCCCGGAGACGAAGCCGGCGGCGACCGTGAACAACAACAACGTCTCGACGAAACCGGCGAGCAGCGTCGTGCCTGGGTCGTTCGAGGACTGGTGCGACGAGCATCAGGTGCCCGAGTCACAGTGCACGAAGTGCAATCCCGATCTCATCCCGGCGTTCAAGGCGGCCGGAGACTGGTGCAACGAGCACGGCCTGCCGGAGTCGCAATGCACGAAGTGCGATCCGAGACGGAAGCCGGTGCGACCCCCGAAGAAGAGCTGACCATGCGTTTCATTCTCGTCGTCGCGCTTGCGCTGGGCGTTGTCGGGACCTCCGTCGGTTGCAAGAAACCTACGGCAGACGCCACATCGAGCTCTGCGGAGCAGCCGCCGCTCTGCGAGCACGGGGTGCAGAAGGACATTTGCACGAAGTGCAATCCGAAGCTCGTTCCGGTGTTCCAGGCGAAGAAGGACTGGTGCTCCGAGCACGCGTTTCCGGAGTCCGTGTGTCCGATCTGCCATCCGGAGCGAGGCGGTCGTCCGCGCCTGTCCACGGGCGGAAAGGGCAAGGAGGACAAGGACGACGACGACAAGGGGAAGAAGATCCAGCTCTCGGACGAGGTCATCGCGAAAGCCGGCGTTCGAACGGCGCGTGTCGCGAAAGAGGTGCTCGCGCCGACCGTTTCCGTTCCAGGCGACATCGTCGCGGATCCCGACAAGAGCGCTCGCGTGACCGCCCTCGTCGCCGGGCGTCTCGACCGCGTCTCCTTCATCGAAGGGGCGAGGGTGAACAAGGGCGATCTTTTGGCGGTCATCCGCGTCCCGGATATCGGCAAGGCGCGGTCCGCGTTCACGTCGACGTCCGCGAAAGCCCACGCCGCGCGCGCCAACGCGGATCGCCTTCGCAGCCTGGCGGACAAGGGGCTTGCCTCTTCACAAGAGCTGCTCGTCGCAGAAGCCGAGGCGGAGGCGCTCGAGTCGGAGACGAAGGCGGCGAGCGATCAGCTCTCCGCGCTCGGAACGACGGCGGACGCAGCAGGCGGCGCGCTGCTCCAGCTTCGTGCGCCGCTCGGAGGCGTCGTCGTCAGTCGGAACGCGGTCGTGGGACAAGCCGTCGGCGCGGACCAGACGCTCGCTTCGATCGTCGAGCTCTCCGAAGTATGGTTCCTCGCGCGCATTTACGAGAAGGAAGTGAGCCGAATCGCTGCCGGTGCTGATGCGGAGATCCGCGTCAACGCCCTCTCCGAGAAGCGCTTCGCCGGCAAGGTGGAGTACGTCGGGCAGCAGATGGACCCCGGTGCGCGCACCTTCACGACGCGCATCCGCCTGAAGAACGACGCCGCCCTCCTCCGCGTGGGGTTCTTCGGGACGGCGACGATCGCCGCCGCGGACCCGAGTGCCAAGAAAGGTCCGACACTCGTCGTGCCGTCTTCCGCGATCACCGAGGTGCAGGGTAAGCCGGTCGCGTTCGTCAAGGAGTCTGGCGGATTCGAGCGCCGCGACCTCACCGTCGGGACCGAGAGCATCGGCAAGGTCGAGGTCCTATCCGGCGTTCGCGAAGGAGAGGAGGTCGTCGTCGACGGTACGTTTACCGTCAAGAGTGCGCTCCTCAAGGGGACGATGGGAGACGACGACTGA
- a CDS encoding efflux RND transporter periplasmic adaptor subunit: MGAEPHETEEPMAEGEERPPRGAKTMAIVRWVLVVAAATLAGFMWLSYATTRISTAQNGTAKAAPKYQCPMHPEVVSNEPGECPICHMDLELIATDRGGVAEPDADGAAEPSMDAGPDAAPRKAPSMVGTTPGNIPPGTTPVKLTLDRIQSIGVRTATAEERALNGGLRVTAIVVPPEQGVSEVHVRTAGFVEAIQVDQTGIAIGAGQTMLSVYSPEALQAQNELLTISRWAGDAGAASASAAARKLELLGMSPVEIDRVATKRETIRAIAVTAPRGGFVTKKNVVLGSYVTPEMLLYEVQDLSTVYVVADVLLADASALRPGVDGRFVPTARPDDAITAKVDLVYPLVNAEARTRRVRMQIRNTASRRYTPGEYGTVDLSVSARSGVAIPRDALVETGNAKYVFVVEKEGRFTPRVVAVSGSDGERVIVVDGLAAGERVVSGATFLIDSESRLQASIAQATPGSDKP; this comes from the coding sequence ATGGGCGCTGAACCGCACGAGACGGAAGAGCCGATGGCGGAGGGCGAAGAGCGGCCGCCGCGCGGCGCGAAGACGATGGCGATCGTCCGCTGGGTGTTGGTTGTCGCCGCCGCGACGCTCGCGGGCTTCATGTGGCTCTCCTACGCGACGACGCGGATCTCGACGGCGCAGAACGGGACCGCAAAGGCGGCGCCCAAGTACCAGTGCCCGATGCATCCCGAGGTCGTCTCGAACGAGCCCGGGGAGTGTCCTATTTGCCATATGGACCTCGAGCTCATTGCCACGGACCGGGGCGGCGTGGCCGAGCCCGACGCAGACGGAGCAGCAGAGCCGAGCATGGATGCCGGACCCGACGCGGCACCACGGAAAGCGCCCTCGATGGTCGGCACGACGCCGGGCAACATCCCCCCGGGCACCACGCCGGTTAAGCTCACCCTCGACCGCATCCAGTCGATCGGCGTCCGTACGGCGACCGCCGAAGAGCGCGCGTTGAACGGCGGCCTACGCGTGACGGCGATCGTCGTCCCGCCGGAGCAAGGGGTCAGCGAGGTCCACGTGCGTACCGCCGGCTTCGTGGAGGCGATCCAGGTCGATCAGACCGGGATCGCGATCGGCGCGGGCCAGACGATGCTCTCCGTCTACAGCCCCGAAGCGCTGCAGGCGCAGAACGAGCTCCTCACCATCAGCCGCTGGGCGGGCGACGCCGGCGCGGCGTCCGCGAGCGCGGCGGCCCGGAAGCTCGAGCTGCTCGGCATGTCGCCGGTCGAGATCGATCGAGTGGCCACGAAACGGGAGACCATCCGCGCAATCGCGGTGACAGCGCCACGCGGCGGTTTCGTGACGAAGAAGAACGTCGTCCTCGGCTCGTACGTCACGCCCGAGATGCTCCTCTACGAGGTCCAGGACCTCTCGACCGTGTACGTCGTCGCCGACGTGCTCCTCGCGGACGCGAGCGCGCTGCGACCCGGCGTCGACGGCCGTTTCGTCCCCACCGCGCGCCCTGACGATGCGATCACGGCGAAGGTCGACCTCGTTTACCCGCTCGTGAACGCGGAGGCGCGGACGCGGCGCGTGCGAATGCAAATTCGCAATACCGCGAGCCGTAGATATACGCCTGGCGAATATGGGACGGTCGATCTGTCCGTGAGCGCACGCTCTGGAGTCGCGATTCCGCGGGACGCGCTCGTCGAAACCGGTAATGCCAAATATGTCTTCGTCGTCGAGAAAGAAGGCCGCTTCACGCCCCGCGTCGTTGCCGTTTCCGGCAGCGACGGCGAACGCGTGATCGTCGTCGACGGGCTCGCCGCCGGAGAGCGCGTCGTCTCGGGCGCGACCTTCCTCATCGACTCCGAGAGCCGCCTCCAGGCGTCGATCGCGCAGGCGACGCCAGGCTCGGACAAGCCATGA
- a CDS encoding TolC family protein, producing MKWKPWLLGLAVAGAYGLASTGSRADEAGSCAMITRANIARCAVGANLAAKSEQLTLRSFAGRQRAAGIFLPSNPTLFVSGGQSIEPTVSANQRESLWGATLSQEVEIAGQRGRRVDVVSAEQRAQESRLELARRVAAADAFLLYFDAVAAAEETRLAERLATLATALNAVARARVQAGLAPDVEAQLAQAGAARLLQAQVASQSRFAAATASLATAVGLDPATTSLRVEGELVPIDVPGAAGATFVTAALERRAEIASAVAEAEAQNNKVALYRRLRVPNPTISVFVRNDWINERQVGIGLAIPIPIPAPVGRTYAGEIEEASALSARAENEAERLRRVVRLEIVQALQVLSARQRQADVFPPQQTKQTEETLRNIAGEIEARRLPIRDALLTQQSLMDYLFASVEARRQLCLASVELARAAGLPLDVGPR from the coding sequence ATGAAATGGAAGCCTTGGTTATTAGGACTCGCTGTCGCCGGCGCATACGGGCTGGCCTCGACCGGGAGTCGCGCCGACGAGGCGGGCTCCTGCGCAATGATCACGCGCGCGAACATCGCCCGATGCGCTGTGGGTGCCAACCTCGCCGCGAAGAGTGAGCAGCTCACGCTCCGGAGCTTCGCGGGGCGCCAGCGGGCGGCCGGAATTTTCCTGCCGTCCAATCCGACTCTTTTCGTCTCGGGAGGACAGTCGATCGAGCCGACAGTCAGCGCGAACCAGCGCGAATCGCTGTGGGGGGCGACGCTGTCGCAAGAGGTCGAGATCGCAGGCCAGCGGGGCAGGCGCGTCGATGTCGTCTCCGCCGAGCAGCGCGCGCAGGAATCGCGCCTCGAGCTCGCGCGTCGCGTTGCGGCAGCGGATGCGTTCCTCCTCTATTTCGACGCGGTCGCGGCTGCCGAGGAGACGCGGCTCGCGGAGCGGCTTGCGACACTCGCGACGGCTCTGAACGCCGTCGCGCGTGCGCGTGTGCAGGCTGGTCTTGCTCCTGATGTCGAAGCACAGCTAGCGCAAGCGGGGGCAGCGCGTCTCCTGCAAGCGCAGGTCGCCTCGCAAAGCCGGTTCGCTGCCGCGACCGCCTCGCTCGCGACCGCTGTCGGCCTCGATCCGGCGACCACGAGCCTTCGCGTCGAAGGGGAGCTCGTGCCGATCGACGTACCTGGTGCGGCGGGAGCCACGTTCGTCACGGCCGCGCTCGAGCGCCGGGCCGAAATCGCCTCCGCCGTCGCCGAGGCGGAAGCGCAGAACAATAAGGTCGCCCTCTACCGGCGGCTTCGGGTTCCGAATCCAACAATCTCGGTCTTCGTACGCAACGACTGGATCAACGAGCGACAGGTCGGGATCGGGCTCGCCATTCCGATCCCAATTCCAGCCCCGGTCGGTCGGACATACGCCGGCGAGATCGAGGAGGCGTCCGCGCTCTCAGCGCGCGCGGAGAATGAAGCGGAGCGTCTGCGGCGTGTGGTGCGCCTCGAGATCGTGCAAGCTCTGCAGGTGCTGTCAGCGCGACAGCGCCAGGCCGATGTCTTTCCGCCGCAGCAGACAAAGCAGACCGAAGAGACGCTCCGCAACATCGCCGGCGAGATCGAGGCGCGCCGCCTGCCGATCCGCGACGCGCTCCTGACCCAGCAGTCGCTCATGGACTATCTGTTCGCATCCGTCGAAGCGCGCCGACAGCTCTGTCTGGCATCCGTCGAGCTCGCGCGCGCAGCCGGCCTGCCGCTCGACGTCGGACCGAGGTGA
- a CDS encoding efflux RND transporter permease subunit, whose product MMRFLSLIVEWSLKNRPIVLVATLLFTVFGLRSAKDLPIDAVPDVTNVQVVIITSTPALSPLEVEQYATVPVERAMAGLPRTTQVRSVSKYGLSVVTIVFRDDVDIYFARQLVTERMREAQDAVPAKYGKPEMGPISTGLGEIFQFVVKNDSMDLMKVQEMLDWQIAPQLRTVPGVIEVNSFGGHDRQYQVVVDPHRLHSAALSVPDVVNALEKSNANVGGGYIEKNREQIVVGTDGQFKRLEDLKSVVLSTSIDGAPLTVGAVADVGFGPRLRRGAATKDGQGEVVIGVAMMLMGENSRTVTAAVKEKVDALLSTLPPGTKIEPFYDRSRLVDRTVRTVAKNLLEGALLVIVILFVLLGDFRAGLVVAVTIPLSMLFAVVAMNAMKLSGNLMSLGAIDFGLLVDGAVIIVENAVRRLSEAQTSRGRTLTPEERVDVVREATLEVRSASIFGEAIIAIVYLPILALSGIEGKLFQPMAITVLLALAGAFVLSLTLIPVLTSYLVRPKPGEHETWLLRKAHALYLPLFRRSMRRRWIPLSAAVLGLAAAVFLFTRIGAEFVPQLDEGDVLVEARRLPGIALSESVATSLRLEQAIRAVPEVTSVVTRTGAPAVATDPMGVEQSDVYIGLKERDQWRKDLLKADLAKEISEAVEHAVPEVAGAVSQPIQMRTNELLAGVRSDVAVLLYGSELETLAKFGDRIADVIRTVPGAVDVRMEQVAGLPYLRIVPDRMRLARFGLTVEDVNEAAQTIAVGREAGEVLEGERRFGIIVKMREGTMQERANVRNIPLRTGAGQVVPLGEVADLVYLTGPAQISRDKQSRRLTVEFNVRDRDLLSVVEDAQRAVARETKLPPGYRVEWGGQFEHYVDARARLVVVVPLALALIMFLLWLAFRSTRAAVLIFVNVPFAIIGGVVALSIRGIPFSISAGVGFIALFGVAVLNGLVLVSFARHLEEAGEDHNKAIQHAAELRLRPVLMTALVASLGFLPMALSTAPGSEVQRPLATVVIGGLITATLLTLFVLPVLYAYFGKSTRGTSTDVKLGATAPAPPERA is encoded by the coding sequence ATGATGCGCTTCCTCTCGCTCATCGTCGAGTGGTCGCTCAAGAACCGGCCCATCGTCCTCGTCGCCACGCTCTTGTTCACCGTCTTCGGTTTGCGGTCGGCCAAAGACCTTCCGATCGACGCCGTCCCTGATGTGACGAACGTGCAGGTCGTGATCATCACGTCCACGCCAGCGCTCTCGCCCCTCGAGGTCGAGCAATACGCGACTGTCCCTGTCGAGCGAGCGATGGCCGGGCTGCCACGGACGACGCAAGTGCGTTCGGTCTCGAAGTACGGTCTCTCCGTCGTGACGATCGTCTTCCGCGACGACGTCGATATCTACTTCGCCAGGCAACTGGTGACGGAGCGCATGCGCGAGGCGCAGGACGCCGTGCCCGCAAAGTACGGCAAGCCGGAGATGGGTCCGATCTCGACGGGCTTGGGCGAGATCTTCCAGTTCGTCGTGAAGAACGACTCCATGGACCTGATGAAGGTGCAGGAGATGCTCGACTGGCAGATCGCTCCGCAGCTTCGAACCGTGCCTGGAGTCATCGAGGTGAACAGCTTCGGCGGTCACGACCGCCAGTATCAAGTGGTGGTCGATCCGCATCGCCTTCACTCGGCCGCGCTGAGTGTGCCCGACGTCGTTAACGCCCTCGAGAAGTCGAACGCCAACGTCGGTGGGGGCTACATCGAGAAGAACCGCGAGCAGATCGTCGTGGGCACGGACGGTCAGTTCAAACGCCTCGAGGATCTCAAGAGTGTCGTCCTCTCGACGAGCATTGACGGGGCGCCGCTCACGGTCGGCGCGGTCGCCGACGTCGGGTTCGGTCCGCGCTTGCGACGCGGCGCGGCGACGAAGGACGGCCAAGGGGAGGTCGTCATCGGCGTGGCGATGATGCTCATGGGCGAGAACTCGCGGACCGTGACGGCCGCAGTGAAGGAGAAGGTCGACGCGCTGCTTTCTACACTGCCGCCCGGAACGAAGATCGAACCCTTCTACGACCGCTCACGCCTCGTCGATCGAACGGTCCGTACCGTGGCGAAGAACCTCCTCGAAGGAGCGCTCCTCGTCATCGTCATCCTCTTCGTGCTGCTCGGCGACTTCCGCGCCGGACTCGTCGTTGCGGTGACGATCCCTCTGTCGATGCTATTCGCCGTCGTCGCGATGAACGCGATGAAGCTGTCGGGCAACCTCATGAGCCTTGGCGCGATCGACTTCGGCCTCCTCGTCGACGGAGCCGTCATCATCGTGGAGAACGCGGTTCGGCGGCTCTCCGAGGCTCAGACCTCCCGGGGACGCACACTCACCCCCGAGGAGCGCGTCGACGTCGTCCGCGAGGCGACGCTCGAGGTGCGCTCCGCGAGCATCTTCGGCGAAGCCATCATCGCCATCGTGTACCTGCCGATCCTCGCGCTCAGCGGCATCGAGGGAAAGCTGTTCCAGCCGATGGCGATCACCGTGCTCCTCGCCCTCGCAGGAGCGTTCGTCCTTTCGCTGACGCTCATTCCGGTGCTCACGAGCTACCTCGTGCGGCCGAAGCCTGGCGAGCACGAGACCTGGCTGCTTCGCAAGGCACACGCCCTGTACCTACCGCTGTTCCGACGATCGATGAGGCGCCGGTGGATCCCTCTCTCAGCGGCCGTGCTCGGACTCGCTGCAGCGGTGTTCCTCTTCACTCGTATCGGTGCGGAGTTCGTGCCGCAGCTCGACGAGGGCGACGTTCTCGTCGAGGCGCGCCGTCTTCCCGGCATCGCCCTGTCAGAGTCCGTTGCGACGAGCCTGCGGCTCGAGCAGGCGATCCGCGCGGTTCCCGAGGTCACGTCCGTCGTCACGCGTACCGGAGCGCCTGCGGTCGCGACAGACCCGATGGGGGTCGAGCAGTCGGACGTGTACATCGGACTCAAGGAGCGCGACCAGTGGCGGAAGGACTTGCTCAAGGCCGATCTCGCAAAGGAGATCTCCGAAGCCGTCGAGCACGCCGTCCCCGAGGTAGCTGGAGCGGTCTCGCAGCCAATCCAGATGCGGACGAACGAGCTCCTCGCCGGCGTACGGTCCGACGTCGCCGTCCTCCTCTACGGATCGGAGCTGGAGACGCTGGCGAAGTTCGGAGACCGGATCGCCGACGTCATCCGCACGGTCCCCGGCGCGGTCGACGTCAGGATGGAGCAGGTCGCGGGCCTCCCCTACCTTCGCATCGTCCCTGACCGCATGCGACTCGCGCGATTCGGTCTGACCGTCGAGGATGTGAACGAGGCGGCACAGACCATCGCGGTCGGTCGTGAAGCGGGTGAGGTCCTCGAGGGGGAGCGCCGATTCGGGATCATCGTCAAGATGCGCGAGGGGACGATGCAAGAGCGGGCGAACGTCCGCAACATTCCGCTACGGACGGGAGCTGGACAGGTCGTCCCGCTCGGGGAGGTGGCCGACCTCGTCTACCTGACGGGGCCGGCGCAGATCAGCCGCGACAAGCAGTCTCGCCGATTGACCGTCGAGTTCAACGTACGTGATCGAGACCTCCTGTCGGTCGTCGAGGATGCGCAACGTGCGGTCGCTCGTGAGACGAAGCTCCCGCCGGGATATCGCGTCGAATGGGGCGGCCAATTCGAGCATTACGTCGATGCTCGTGCGCGTCTCGTCGTCGTGGTGCCGCTTGCGCTCGCGCTCATCATGTTCCTGCTCTGGCTCGCGTTTCGGTCGACCCGGGCGGCCGTTCTCATCTTCGTCAATGTTCCATTTGCGATCATCGGGGGCGTCGTCGCGCTCTCGATCCGCGGGATCCCCTTCTCGATCTCCGCTGGCGTCGGTTTCATTGCGCTCTTCGGCGTCGCGGTCCTCAATGGCCTCGTCCTCGTCTCCTTCGCGCGCCATCTCGAAGAAGCGGGTGAAGATCACAACAAGGCAATCCAGCACGCTGCAGAGCTCCGGTTGCGTCCGGTGCTGATGACAGCGCTCGTCGCCTCACTCGGCTTCCTTCCGATGGCCCTTTCGACGGCTCCCGGCAGCGAAGTGCAGCGACCGCTTGCGACGGTCGTCATCGGAGGTCTCATCACGGCCACGTTGCTAACGCTCTTCGTGCTCCCCGTCCTGTATGCGTACTTCGGCAAGTCGACGAGAGGGACGTCGACGGACGTGAAGCTTGGCGCCACTGCGCCCGCGCCGCCGGAGCGTGCGTGA
- a CDS encoding TolC family protein — MSMFTPGRGVLVAISVLALSAPRTAIADAITAGPLDRTTVLREAVARHPSVAAADQRARATAFTASAAGKLPPPEVMLQIWQVPIAKPYAISNAGMVMVGVGQSFPAPGARGARESAGNELAAAERAMVQDRVRILRRDADHAFADYVEATARHRIHVEHRAIAARALEVARARLGAGAPLTDVTQAEVELARVEADVIGDRSRMIGARGRLNALLARDVNAPLGPPVSGEAETAAWDLRESMAKALTVRPEVRAAAATKRGRIEEARAAKKEATLPSFSVAALYFAPVGMMPVHGYGANASMSLPWLWGDASARGEAADAQALAARRDAEAATIPVTAEVAQADTNRLAAALRLQALRDRAVPATKRSFEVVWAGYETGRVDILTLLSAQRAVVDVESEVVAARASLDHALAELDAAVGQEVPRRPLGPLTDSMLQGGDDDGR, encoded by the coding sequence ATGTCGATGTTCACCCCCGGTCGGGGCGTGCTCGTCGCGATCTCGGTCCTCGCGCTCTCTGCGCCAAGGACGGCGATCGCCGACGCGATCACGGCCGGCCCGCTCGATCGCACCACCGTTCTCCGCGAGGCCGTCGCACGCCATCCGTCCGTCGCTGCCGCCGATCAGCGCGCTCGGGCCACCGCCTTCACGGCGAGCGCCGCAGGCAAGCTGCCGCCGCCGGAGGTCATGCTCCAGATCTGGCAGGTCCCGATCGCGAAGCCCTACGCCATCTCGAACGCGGGGATGGTGATGGTCGGCGTCGGGCAGAGCTTCCCCGCCCCCGGCGCTCGGGGCGCACGCGAGAGCGCGGGGAACGAGCTCGCCGCGGCCGAACGCGCGATGGTCCAGGACCGCGTCCGCATTCTTCGCCGCGATGCAGACCACGCCTTCGCCGACTACGTCGAAGCGACGGCGCGGCACCGCATCCACGTCGAGCATCGCGCGATCGCGGCCCGCGCGCTCGAGGTCGCGCGCGCGCGGCTTGGGGCCGGCGCTCCCCTCACGGACGTCACGCAAGCGGAGGTCGAGCTGGCCCGCGTCGAGGCGGACGTGATCGGCGACCGCTCGCGGATGATCGGAGCGCGCGGGCGACTGAATGCTCTCCTCGCCCGAGACGTGAACGCTCCGCTCGGTCCGCCGGTGAGCGGCGAAGCCGAGACGGCGGCGTGGGATCTGCGCGAATCAATGGCGAAGGCGTTGACCGTCCGCCCCGAGGTCCGCGCCGCCGCGGCGACGAAGCGGGGACGGATCGAAGAAGCGCGCGCCGCGAAGAAGGAAGCCACGCTCCCGTCGTTCAGCGTCGCCGCGCTCTACTTCGCGCCCGTCGGAATGATGCCGGTCCACGGCTACGGCGCCAACGCGTCGATGAGCCTTCCCTGGCTCTGGGGCGACGCGAGCGCGCGAGGCGAAGCCGCCGACGCGCAGGCGCTCGCCGCGCGGCGAGATGCAGAGGCGGCGACGATTCCGGTGACGGCCGAGGTCGCGCAGGCTGATACGAATCGGCTCGCCGCCGCGCTCCGGCTTCAGGCCCTCCGCGACCGGGCGGTCCCCGCGACGAAGCGCTCGTTCGAGGTCGTGTGGGCCGGATACGAGACCGGACGCGTGGACATCCTCACGCTCCTGTCCGCACAACGCGCCGTCGTCGACGTCGAAAGCGAGGTCGTCGCGGCACGCGCGAGCCTGGACCACGCGCTCGCGGAGCTCGACGCCGCGGTTGGACAAGAGGTCCCGCGCCGCCCGCTCGGGCCGCTCACCGATTCGATGCTGCAGGGAGGAGACGACGATGGGCGCTGA
- a CDS encoding cation-translocating P-type ATPase has protein sequence MAHERRLDLRVANLDCENEAAAIVRRFKSVPGVLDVAVNASAARVTFRIDERSISAEAVAASLREAGFPPRAPEASALPAPWRNPKVVTSAVSGLTLLAGWLASSAGAPRQASVALYLAALVVGAYYFAREALEDLLREREIGIELLMTVAAVVSTVMGEPGEGAMLAFLYSISEAAEGYTAEKTRAAVRALMKLAPKTAVVVRDGKEVEVAVEEISVGDVFRVRPGQAIATDGEIVSGTSAINEAPVTGESVPVEKKVGDVALAGTINGEGALEVRATKVFAENTLSRIIQMVEEAHERKGTSQRFIERFGRIYSPIVLLVGVLVAVIPVLVTGAAWAISISRATVFVVAAAPCALVISIPITLVAALGTGARNGVLIKGGIHLEQLARVRVVALDKTGTLTRGEPQVTDVVLFDAAPSELKSEDGMLSAAAGIERWSEHPLARAVVRASETRGIAPRAAIEFRSHTGAGAEAQLEGRRVLIGSPTFLARQIAAAPGNVRASIEQLQERGKTVIAIGEATGVWAVLALRDELRANARDAVANLRAVGIQRVVMLTGDNARTAQAIAEQAGVDEVFAGLRPEDKVSRVRQLRKDWGATAMVGDGVNDAPALAEADVGVAMGAAGTDVALETADVALMADDLAKLVEAVRLAKRNASIVRQNLVLSGIVIAALVGAAIVGRLTLPAAVVAHELSEFVVIASGLRMLRRRER, from the coding sequence ATGGCTCATGAGAGGAGACTCGACCTTCGAGTCGCAAATCTCGACTGTGAGAACGAGGCTGCAGCCATCGTTCGCCGATTCAAGAGCGTCCCCGGCGTGCTCGACGTCGCGGTCAACGCATCGGCTGCACGCGTCACCTTCCGCATCGACGAGCGCTCGATCTCCGCGGAGGCCGTTGCAGCGTCACTCCGTGAGGCCGGCTTTCCACCGCGCGCACCAGAGGCGTCCGCGTTACCGGCGCCTTGGCGCAACCCGAAGGTCGTCACGTCCGCGGTGTCCGGTCTCACGCTGCTCGCAGGTTGGCTCGCCTCCTCGGCAGGCGCCCCGCGGCAGGCCAGCGTGGCTCTCTACCTCGCAGCGCTCGTTGTCGGCGCGTACTACTTCGCGCGCGAGGCGCTCGAAGACCTGCTCCGTGAGCGCGAAATCGGGATCGAGCTCCTCATGACCGTCGCCGCGGTGGTCTCAACCGTCATGGGAGAACCCGGCGAAGGCGCGATGCTCGCATTCCTCTACTCGATCTCGGAAGCGGCGGAGGGATACACGGCCGAGAAGACACGCGCAGCGGTGCGGGCGCTCATGAAGCTCGCGCCGAAGACCGCCGTCGTCGTGCGCGATGGCAAGGAAGTAGAGGTCGCGGTCGAAGAGATTTCAGTCGGCGACGTCTTCCGTGTTCGGCCTGGCCAGGCGATCGCGACCGACGGTGAAATCGTATCGGGGACGTCGGCAATCAACGAAGCTCCGGTTACCGGGGAGAGCGTCCCGGTCGAGAAGAAGGTCGGCGACGTCGCCCTCGCTGGGACAATCAACGGGGAAGGTGCCCTGGAAGTTCGAGCGACGAAGGTGTTCGCGGAGAACACGCTCTCGCGGATCATCCAGATGGTCGAAGAGGCACACGAACGAAAGGGGACGAGTCAGCGCTTCATCGAGCGATTCGGCCGCATCTACAGTCCCATCGTGCTGCTGGTCGGCGTTCTCGTCGCCGTCATCCCTGTGCTCGTGACGGGAGCGGCCTGGGCAATCTCGATCAGCCGCGCGACTGTCTTCGTCGTGGCGGCAGCGCCCTGCGCGCTCGTCATATCGATTCCCATCACACTCGTCGCCGCCCTCGGGACGGGCGCGAGGAACGGCGTGCTCATCAAGGGCGGCATTCACCTAGAGCAGCTCGCGCGCGTCCGCGTCGTTGCGCTCGACAAGACGGGCACCTTGACGCGCGGTGAGCCGCAGGTCACGGACGTCGTCCTCTTCGACGCAGCGCCCTCCGAGCTCAAGAGCGAAGATGGCATGCTCTCGGCGGCAGCAGGAATCGAGCGATGGAGCGAGCACCCTCTTGCGCGCGCGGTGGTGCGCGCGTCCGAGACGCGTGGGATCGCCCCACGCGCCGCAATCGAGTTCCGCTCTCACACCGGTGCCGGCGCCGAGGCGCAGCTCGAGGGGCGGCGAGTGCTCATTGGCAGCCCGACGTTCCTCGCGAGGCAGATCGCGGCCGCACCGGGAAACGTGCGCGCCTCCATCGAGCAGCTCCAGGAGCGAGGGAAGACAGTGATCGCGATCGGTGAAGCCACCGGCGTGTGGGCCGTGCTCGCGCTTCGCGACGAGCTCCGCGCGAACGCGCGCGACGCCGTGGCGAATCTCCGCGCCGTTGGCATCCAGCGGGTAGTGATGCTCACGGGCGACAATGCCCGGACGGCTCAGGCGATCGCCGAGCAGGCCGGCGTCGACGAGGTCTTCGCCGGGCTCCGGCCCGAGGACAAAGTGTCGCGCGTGCGCCAGCTTCGCAAGGACTGGGGCGCCACAGCGATGGTCGGCGATGGAGTCAACGACGCACCTGCCCTCGCGGAGGCCGACGTCGGAGTCGCAATGGGTGCTGCTGGCACGGACGTCGCTCTCGAAACGGCGGACGTCGCGTTGATGGCGGACGACCTCGCGAAGCTCGTCGAGGCCGTTCGTCTTGCGAAGCGGAATGCGTCGATCGTGCGTCAAAACCTAGTGTTGTCGGGGATTGTCATCGCAGCGCTCGTCGGAGCGGCGATTGTCGGGAGGCTCACGTTGCCCGCCGCCGTCGTGGCCCACGAGCTGAGCGAGTTCGTCGTCATCGCCAGCGGTCTTCGCATGCTTCGCAGACGAGAGCGATGA